Proteins encoded within one genomic window of Bradyrhizobium sp. AZCC 1719:
- a CDS encoding acyl-CoA dehydrogenase family protein → MKHAYIPRTTTYNLNPGEELNDLRMSDEVRPLYEHVKKFIRETVDPMSVEFMRLGEGKKDRWSFTPEQLAVLQKAKDKAKEEGLWNFFLPDAETGEGLKNLDYAYIAVELAKNPLASETMNCSAPDTGNMEVLERVGTKEQKEKWLKPLLAGEIRSAYAMTEPNVASSDAKNISTTAKLVGDEWVINGEKYYISGAGDPRCKIMIVMVKTNPDAPPSKQQSQILVPIDTPGVEILGPMHVFGHDHAPRGHMHLRFNNCRVPKENILLGEGRGFEISQVRLGPGRIHHCMRTIGKAEKALDLMVSRGLTREAFGKKIAHLGGNLQIIAQARCEIEAMRLMVLKAAKAMDVLGNKEARIWVSMVKAMVPERTCKIIDQAIQMHGATGISQWSPLGEMYQDVRHLRFADGPDEVHWMVVGRHELSMP, encoded by the coding sequence ATGAAACACGCCTACATCCCGCGGACGACGACCTACAATCTCAACCCGGGCGAAGAACTCAACGATTTGCGCATGTCGGACGAGGTTCGTCCGCTCTACGAGCACGTCAAGAAATTCATCCGCGAGACCGTCGATCCGATGTCGGTCGAGTTCATGCGGCTCGGCGAGGGCAAGAAGGACCGCTGGAGCTTTACGCCGGAGCAACTCGCGGTGCTGCAGAAGGCCAAGGACAAGGCCAAGGAAGAGGGCCTGTGGAATTTCTTTTTGCCTGATGCCGAGACCGGCGAAGGCCTGAAGAATCTCGACTACGCCTATATCGCGGTTGAACTGGCGAAGAATCCGCTGGCGTCGGAGACCATGAACTGCTCGGCGCCCGATACCGGCAACATGGAAGTGCTGGAGCGCGTCGGCACCAAGGAGCAGAAGGAGAAGTGGCTGAAGCCGCTGCTGGCAGGCGAAATCCGCTCGGCCTACGCGATGACCGAACCCAACGTTGCCTCCTCCGACGCCAAGAATATTTCCACCACGGCAAAACTCGTCGGCGACGAATGGGTGATCAACGGCGAGAAGTATTACATCTCCGGCGCCGGCGATCCGCGCTGCAAGATCATGATCGTGATGGTGAAGACCAATCCCGATGCACCGCCGAGCAAGCAGCAGTCGCAGATCCTGGTGCCGATCGACACCCCCGGCGTCGAGATTTTGGGCCCGATGCACGTGTTCGGCCACGACCACGCGCCGCGCGGCCACATGCATCTGCGCTTCAACAATTGCCGGGTGCCGAAGGAGAACATTTTGCTCGGCGAAGGCCGCGGCTTTGAAATCTCGCAAGTCCGCCTCGGACCGGGGCGCATCCATCACTGCATGCGCACGATCGGCAAGGCGGAAAAGGCCCTCGACCTGATGGTGTCGCGCGGGCTCACCCGCGAAGCCTTCGGCAAGAAGATCGCCCATCTCGGCGGAAACTTGCAGATCATCGCGCAGGCGCGCTGCGAGATCGAGGCGATGCGCCTGATGGTGCTGAAAGCCGCGAAAGCGATGGACGTGCTTGGCAACAAGGAGGCGCGGATCTGGGTCAGCATGGTCAAGGCCATGGTGCCGGAGCGCACCTGCAAGATCATCGACCAGGCAATCCAGATGCACGGCGCCACCGGCATTTCGCAGTGGAGCCCGCTCGGCGAGATGTACCAGGACGTCCGCCACCTCCGCTTCGCCGACGGTCCGGACGAGGTGCACTGGATGGTGGTCGGAAGGCATGAACTGAGCATGCCGTAG
- a CDS encoding SDR family NAD(P)-dependent oxidoreductase: MSIFDLTGRTAVITGGNGGIGLGIAQALNAQGCNVSIWGRNGDKNKSAATTMSAGPGKVHTQICDVSDPASVKAAMKATLDTFGRVDGCFANAGIGGGGRRAFIDRTEEEWRKMFATNLDGVFHVFQAAARHMTERADAGDKFGRLVATSSLASLFGTARNEHYAGTKAALNALCRALAVELARYGVTANAILPGWIKSDMTSGLMANDKFVANVMPRIPVRRFGEPSDFGGIAVYIMSKASSYHTADCFVIDGGYTAF; encoded by the coding sequence ATGAGCATCTTTGACCTCACCGGCCGCACGGCCGTCATCACCGGCGGCAATGGCGGCATCGGCCTCGGCATTGCGCAGGCGCTGAACGCGCAAGGCTGCAACGTCTCGATCTGGGGCCGCAATGGCGACAAGAACAAGAGCGCGGCGACAACCATGTCGGCCGGGCCCGGCAAGGTGCATACGCAAATCTGCGACGTCTCCGACCCCGCCTCCGTCAAGGCCGCGATGAAGGCGACGCTCGATACGTTCGGCCGCGTCGATGGCTGCTTTGCCAATGCCGGTATCGGCGGCGGCGGACGGCGCGCCTTTATCGACCGCACCGAGGAGGAATGGCGAAAAATGTTCGCGACCAATCTCGACGGCGTCTTCCACGTGTTTCAGGCCGCCGCCCGCCACATGACCGAACGTGCGGACGCCGGCGACAAATTCGGCCGGCTGGTGGCGACCTCGAGCCTGGCGTCCTTGTTCGGCACCGCGCGCAACGAGCATTACGCCGGCACCAAGGCGGCGCTGAACGCGCTGTGCCGCGCACTCGCGGTCGAGCTGGCGCGCTACGGCGTCACCGCGAACGCGATCCTGCCCGGCTGGATCAAGAGCGACATGACGTCGGGGCTGATGGCCAACGACAAATTCGTCGCCAACGTGATGCCGCGCATTCCAGTGCGCCGCTTCGGCGAGCCGAGCGATTTCGGCGGCATCGCCGTGTACATCATGAGCAAGGCATCGTCGTATCATACGGCGGATTGCTTTGTGATCGATGGCGGGTATACGGCGTTTTGA
- a CDS encoding fatty acid--CoA ligase yields MSASQQLTDLVDMVRDRARTRGNAIAYEFEGRQTSFADFDINTNRVANALIALGVKPGERIAYLGKNSDIYFELLMGAMKAKVVMAPVNWRLAGPEIAFIVGDCKAPVLFAGPEFIAQVRNIKAQLPDVRHVITTEGGAPEWQDFTAWRDAASGDDPKVAISPKDIAIQLYTSGTTGKPKGAMLSHANFLNLVHAGSEAEKPEWNKWSTDDVSLVAMPVFHIGGSGWGVMGLYHGAKGVIAREFDPTKVLDFFEQSGITKLFMVPAAMQFVVRQPRARQVDFSRLKYMLYGASPIPAALLKECIEVFKCGFVQLYGMTETTGTIVALPPEDHVEGLERMRSAGKALPGIELAILDPDGNRLPPRQVGEIATRSGSNMVGYWNLPEATARTLDSDGWLRTGDAGYMDEDGYLYIHDRIKDMIISGGENIYPAEVENAICDHPDVAEAAVIGIPDDKWGEAVKAIVVMKPGKQATATDIINFTRERIAGFKTPKSVDFMEALPRNPSGKILRRNLREPYWAGKDRQVN; encoded by the coding sequence ATGTCCGCTTCGCAGCAATTGACTGATCTCGTCGACATGGTGCGCGACCGCGCCAGAACGCGCGGCAATGCGATCGCCTATGAATTCGAGGGACGCCAGACCAGCTTTGCCGACTTCGATATCAACACCAACCGCGTTGCGAATGCGCTGATCGCGCTCGGCGTCAAGCCGGGCGAGCGGATCGCCTATCTCGGCAAGAACAGTGACATCTATTTCGAGCTACTGATGGGCGCGATGAAGGCCAAGGTGGTGATGGCGCCGGTCAACTGGCGCCTCGCCGGCCCCGAGATCGCCTTCATCGTCGGAGACTGCAAGGCGCCGGTGCTGTTCGCAGGACCGGAGTTCATCGCGCAGGTTCGCAACATCAAGGCGCAACTGCCCGACGTGCGCCACGTGATCACCACCGAGGGCGGCGCGCCGGAATGGCAGGATTTTACGGCTTGGCGCGATGCGGCCAGCGGCGACGATCCGAAGGTGGCGATCAGCCCGAAGGATATCGCGATCCAGCTCTATACCTCGGGCACCACGGGCAAGCCCAAGGGCGCGATGCTGTCGCACGCCAACTTCCTCAATCTGGTGCACGCCGGCAGCGAGGCCGAGAAGCCCGAATGGAACAAGTGGTCGACCGATGACGTCTCGCTGGTGGCGATGCCGGTCTTCCACATCGGCGGCTCCGGCTGGGGCGTGATGGGGCTGTATCACGGAGCCAAGGGCGTGATCGCGCGCGAGTTCGACCCGACCAAGGTGCTGGATTTCTTCGAGCAGTCCGGCATTACCAAACTGTTCATGGTGCCGGCGGCGATGCAGTTCGTGGTGCGGCAGCCGCGCGCGCGGCAGGTGGATTTTTCGCGCCTGAAGTACATGCTCTACGGCGCCTCGCCGATTCCGGCGGCATTGCTGAAGGAGTGCATCGAGGTGTTCAAGTGCGGCTTCGTGCAATTGTATGGGATGACCGAGACGACCGGCACCATCGTCGCCCTTCCGCCCGAGGATCATGTCGAGGGGCTGGAGCGCATGCGCTCCGCCGGCAAGGCGCTGCCCGGCATCGAGCTTGCGATCCTCGATCCCGACGGCAACCGCCTGCCGCCTCGCCAGGTCGGCGAGATCGCGACTCGTTCGGGCTCCAACATGGTCGGCTACTGGAACCTGCCGGAAGCCACCGCCAGGACGCTCGACAGCGACGGCTGGTTGCGCACCGGCGACGCCGGCTACATGGACGAGGACGGCTATCTCTATATCCACGACCGCATCAAGGACATGATCATCTCCGGCGGCGAGAACATCTACCCGGCCGAAGTCGAGAACGCGATCTGCGATCATCCTGATGTCGCCGAAGCCGCCGTGATCGGCATCCCCGACGACAAATGGGGCGAAGCGGTGAAGGCGATCGTGGTGATGAAGCCGGGCAAGCAGGCCACCGCCACCGACATCATCAATTTTACGCGCGAGCGCATTGCGGGATTCAAGACGCCGAAATCGGTCGACTTCATGGAGGCGCTGCCGCGCAATCCGTCGGGGAAAATCTTGCGGCGGAATCTGCGCGAGCCGTATTGGGCGGGTAAGGACCGGCAGGTGAATTGA
- a CDS encoding acyl-CoA dehydrogenase family protein, with protein MDFNLPADLTAYLDELDRFIAREIRPLEEADDNIRFFDHRREWARTDFENGGLPRHEWEALLRKAKNLADAAGHLRFAIPKRYGGKDGSNLWMAVIREHFAAKGLGLHNDLQNEHSIVGNLPLVTMLDRYGTDEQKAMIEGSISGKYRITFGLTEPDHGSDATHMETRAVQATRDNVKGWIINGQKMWTTGMHVATHCALFARTSGNDGDARGITCFLVPAKSEGVKVEEYMWTFNMPTDHPRVSFTDVFVPEDALFGEIGRGLSLAQCFVHENRIRQAASSLGAAVYCINESVKYARERKPFGKALAENQAIQWPLVELATQAEMLRLLIRKTAWEMDQLTQAQVEHTLSDRVSMCNYWANRLCCEAADRAMQVHGGMGYSRHKPFEHIYRHHRRYRITEGSEEIQKRKVAGFLFGYMGAGKH; from the coding sequence TTGGATTTCAACCTGCCTGCCGACCTCACAGCCTATCTCGACGAACTCGATCGCTTCATCGCGCGCGAGATCAGGCCGCTGGAGGAAGCCGACGACAACATCCGCTTCTTCGATCATCGCCGCGAATGGGCGCGTACCGATTTCGAAAACGGCGGCCTGCCTCGGCATGAATGGGAAGCGCTGCTGCGCAAGGCCAAGAACCTCGCCGACGCCGCCGGCCATTTGCGGTTCGCGATCCCGAAGCGCTATGGCGGCAAGGACGGGTCCAACCTCTGGATGGCCGTCATCCGCGAGCATTTCGCTGCAAAGGGCCTTGGCCTGCACAATGATCTGCAGAACGAGCATTCGATCGTCGGAAACCTGCCGCTCGTGACCATGCTCGACCGCTACGGCACCGACGAGCAGAAGGCGATGATCGAAGGCTCGATATCAGGAAAATACCGCATCACCTTCGGCCTCACCGAGCCTGATCACGGTTCCGACGCTACGCATATGGAAACCAGGGCGGTGCAGGCGACGCGTGACAACGTCAAGGGCTGGATCATCAACGGCCAGAAAATGTGGACCACCGGCATGCATGTCGCGACCCATTGCGCGCTGTTCGCCCGGACATCCGGCAATGACGGCGACGCGCGCGGCATCACCTGCTTCCTGGTGCCGGCCAAAAGCGAGGGTGTGAAGGTCGAGGAATATATGTGGACCTTCAACATGCCGACGGACCATCCCCGCGTCAGCTTCACCGATGTATTCGTGCCCGAAGACGCATTGTTCGGCGAGATCGGCCGCGGACTATCGCTGGCGCAATGTTTTGTGCACGAGAACCGGATCCGGCAGGCGGCGAGCTCGCTGGGCGCGGCTGTCTACTGCATCAACGAAAGCGTCAAATATGCGCGCGAGCGCAAACCGTTCGGCAAGGCGCTGGCCGAGAACCAGGCGATACAGTGGCCGCTGGTGGAGCTGGCAACGCAGGCCGAAATGCTCAGGTTATTGATCCGCAAGACCGCGTGGGAGATGGACCAACTCACCCAGGCCCAAGTCGAGCACACTCTGTCCGATCGCGTCTCGATGTGCAACTACTGGGCAAATCGCCTCTGCTGCGAGGCCGCCGACCGCGCCATGCAGGTGCATGGCGGCATGGGCTATTCGCGCCACAAGCCGTTCGAACACATCTACCGCCACCACCGCCGCTACCGCATTACCGAAGGCAGCGAGGAAATCCAGAAGCGGAAGGTGGCGGGATTCCTGTTCGGCTACATGGGCGCGGGGAAGCACTGA
- a CDS encoding phosphotransferase family protein — translation MIEEQLGRCVASWYPGATGVTGAAKLSGGASQETWTFDIVHPSGNVGAILRRAPPGYGASPGRAAGLDAEATLMQLAHDAGLPSPRVMHVLKPEDELGRGFIMQRIEGETIARKILRDEQFAKARPILARQLGRVIAGIHGLAPAKLPKLREMSATKEIADLEREYRSFNWPRPVFELALRWLRERDPGPSQEVTLVHGDFRHGNLIIGADGVRAVLDWELAHVGDPMEDLGWICVNSWRFGEIDKPVGGFGTRDELFAGYEEAGRKVDPDRVMFWEVMGTLRWGIMCCGMMQRFRQGPDHSMERAMIGRRSSETEIDLLRLLAPRGK, via the coding sequence ATGATCGAGGAGCAACTCGGGCGCTGCGTCGCCTCCTGGTATCCGGGAGCGACCGGCGTGACTGGGGCCGCCAAGCTCTCCGGCGGCGCCAGCCAGGAGACCTGGACGTTCGATATCGTGCATCCGAGCGGCAATGTTGGCGCCATCCTGCGCCGCGCGCCTCCGGGCTATGGCGCGTCGCCGGGGCGGGCGGCCGGCCTGGATGCCGAGGCGACGCTGATGCAATTGGCACATGATGCCGGCCTGCCTTCGCCGCGCGTGATGCATGTGCTGAAGCCGGAGGACGAACTCGGCCGCGGCTTCATCATGCAACGCATCGAGGGCGAGACCATCGCGCGCAAGATCCTGCGCGATGAGCAATTCGCCAAGGCGCGGCCGATCCTGGCGCGGCAGTTGGGCCGCGTGATCGCCGGCATTCACGGCTTAGCCCCAGCGAAACTGCCGAAATTGCGCGAGATGAGCGCGACGAAGGAGATCGCCGACCTCGAGCGGGAATACCGCAGCTTCAACTGGCCGCGGCCGGTGTTCGAACTGGCGCTACGCTGGCTGCGCGAGCGCGATCCCGGACCGTCGCAGGAGGTGACGCTGGTGCATGGCGATTTTCGCCACGGCAACCTGATCATCGGCGCCGACGGCGTCCGTGCGGTGCTGGACTGGGAGCTCGCGCATGTCGGCGATCCGATGGAAGACTTGGGGTGGATCTGCGTCAACTCCTGGCGCTTCGGCGAGATCGACAAGCCGGTCGGAGGTTTCGGGACGCGGGACGAATTGTTCGCCGGATACGAGGAAGCCGGCCGCAAGGTCGATCCTGATCGTGTGATGTTCTGGGAAGTGATGGGCACGCTGCGCTGGGGCATCATGTGCTGCGGCATGATGCAGCGTTTCCGGCAAGGCCCCGACCATTCGATGGAACGCGCCATGATCGGGCGGCGCTCGTCGGAGACTGAGATCGACTTGTTACGGTTACTCGCTCCGCGAGGGAAATAA
- a CDS encoding GFA family protein produces the protein MEGGCTCRHVRYRLNGRPMIVHACHCTWCQRETGTVHALNAMYEAERVEHIGAAPEIIVTPSASGKGQRIARCPICKVAVWSNYPGSGPAVRFVRVGTMDDPSQCPPDVHIFTSTKQPWVTLPPGAKAFAEFYDPAEVWSDEAKERRRALRERAGK, from the coding sequence ATGGAAGGTGGATGTACTTGCCGGCATGTCCGCTACCGCCTGAACGGCAGGCCTATGATCGTGCATGCCTGCCATTGCACCTGGTGCCAGCGCGAGACCGGCACCGTGCATGCGCTCAATGCGATGTACGAGGCTGAGAGAGTCGAGCATATCGGCGCCGCGCCCGAGATCATCGTGACGCCGTCGGCGAGCGGCAAGGGCCAGCGCATCGCCCGCTGCCCGATCTGCAAGGTGGCCGTCTGGAGCAACTATCCGGGCTCCGGGCCCGCGGTGCGTTTTGTCCGCGTCGGTACCATGGATGATCCGTCCCAGTGCCCGCCGGACGTTCACATCTTCACCTCCACCAAGCAGCCCTGGGTGACGCTGCCACCGGGCGCAAAGGCGTTTGCCGAGTTCTACGATCCCGCAGAGGTCTGGTCGGATGAAGCCAAGGAACGCCGGCGGGCGTTGCGTGAGCGGGCAGGGAAGTAG
- a CDS encoding flavin reductase family protein, whose protein sequence is MQYDPSDLKPRERYKVLTSFVLPRPIAWVTTIGPTGVVNAAPFSFFNVFCEDPPLCMFAANLRPDGRVKDTVINIRRTNEFVVNMTDEPLARAMHESSGDFPPEVGEPDYLDLKLAPSTKIIVPRLADAPFAMECKTWKEIDVNGDRLLVMGEGIHFHIRDELWDHAAMRVHMERYHPIGRMFADRYCRTDDRVVFPPAEGAKTAV, encoded by the coding sequence ATGCAATACGACCCCAGCGATCTAAAACCCCGCGAGCGCTACAAGGTGCTCACCTCCTTCGTGCTGCCGCGGCCGATCGCCTGGGTGACGACGATTGGTCCGACCGGCGTGGTCAACGCGGCGCCGTTCAGCTTCTTCAACGTGTTCTGCGAGGACCCACCGCTCTGCATGTTTGCCGCCAATCTGCGGCCCGACGGCCGCGTCAAGGATACCGTGATCAACATCCGGCGGACTAACGAGTTCGTCGTCAACATGACCGACGAGCCCTTGGCGCGGGCGATGCATGAAAGCAGCGGCGATTTTCCGCCCGAGGTCGGCGAGCCGGACTATCTTGATCTCAAACTGGCGCCCTCGACCAAAATCATCGTACCGCGGCTGGCGGATGCGCCGTTTGCGATGGAGTGCAAGACCTGGAAGGAGATCGACGTCAACGGCGACCGGCTGTTGGTGATGGGCGAAGGCATCCACTTCCATATCCGCGACGAATTGTGGGATCACGCCGCGATGCGCGTGCACATGGAGCGCTATCACCCGATCGGCCGCATGTTCGCGGACCGTTATTGCCGGACCGACGACCGCGTGGTGTTTCCGCCGGCGGAAGGGGCGAAGACGGCGGTGTAG
- a CDS encoding enoyl-CoA hydratase/isomerase, whose product MQFKHVTLDFDGAVAVLKLDHQEVMNAVSMDMLGGLGEALDAIEEKREEVRCLVLTGAGRAFCTGANLQGRNNQKPGKSNAGQSLEIGFHPFLRRLRRLHCPIVTAVNGPAAGAGMSFALMGDMILCARSSYFLQAFRRIGLVPDCGSTWLLPRMIGKARSVELSLMGERLPAEKALEWGLVNRVYDDADLMEEAMKLAQELANGPTIALSLIRKLYWDSPENSFEEQLNLEFESQRIAGAADDFKEGVSAFLEKRPAKFRGK is encoded by the coding sequence ATGCAGTTCAAGCACGTCACGCTCGATTTCGATGGCGCGGTCGCCGTTCTCAAGCTCGACCATCAGGAGGTCATGAACGCGGTCTCGATGGACATGCTGGGCGGGCTTGGCGAAGCGCTCGATGCGATCGAGGAGAAGCGAGAGGAGGTGCGCTGCCTCGTGCTGACCGGCGCTGGACGCGCCTTCTGTACCGGCGCCAACCTGCAGGGCCGCAACAACCAGAAGCCCGGCAAGAGCAATGCCGGGCAATCGCTGGAAATCGGTTTTCACCCGTTCCTGCGGCGGCTGCGCCGGCTGCATTGTCCGATCGTCACGGCCGTCAACGGTCCCGCCGCGGGCGCCGGCATGAGCTTTGCGCTGATGGGCGACATGATCCTCTGCGCCCGCTCGTCCTATTTCCTGCAGGCGTTCCGGCGCATCGGCCTGGTGCCGGACTGCGGCTCGACCTGGCTGTTGCCGCGCATGATCGGCAAGGCGCGCTCAGTCGAATTGTCGCTGATGGGTGAACGGTTGCCGGCTGAGAAAGCTCTGGAATGGGGCCTCGTCAACCGCGTCTATGACGATGCTGACTTGATGGAGGAGGCGATGAAGCTCGCGCAAGAGCTCGCCAATGGCCCGACGATCGCGCTGTCGCTGATCCGCAAGCTCTACTGGGACAGCCCGGAAAATTCCTTCGAGGAGCAGCTCAACCTCGAATTCGAATCGCAACGCATCGCCGGCGCGGCTGATGATTTCAAGGAAGGCGTCAGCGCCTTCCTCGAAAAGCGCCCCGCCAAGTTCAGGGGCAAATGA
- the htpX gene encoding zinc metalloprotease HtpX yields MSYFKTAILLAGLTGLFMGVGYLIGGATGATIALVIAAATNIFAYWNSDRMVLSMYGAHEVDQRTAPDLFNLVAELAGRAGLPMPRVFLMDEPQPNAFATGRNPQNAAVAVTTGLVQSVSREELAGVIAHELAHIKNHDTLLMTITATIAGAVSMLAQFGMFFGGNRDNGPGIIGSIAMMILAPLGAMLVQMAISRTREYAADDLGARICGQPMWLASALAKIANAAHVVPNVEAERNPATAHMFIINPLSGQGMDNLFTTHPSTENRIAALQQLAAELGAQGGTFSANARANYPGRGPWGRTSTSRGPWG; encoded by the coding sequence ATGAGCTATTTTAAGACTGCCATTCTGTTGGCCGGTCTGACCGGCCTCTTCATGGGCGTCGGCTATCTGATCGGCGGCGCCACCGGTGCCACGATCGCGCTCGTGATCGCGGCTGCGACCAATATTTTCGCCTACTGGAATTCGGACCGCATGGTGCTGTCGATGTACGGCGCCCATGAGGTCGACCAGCGCACGGCGCCCGATCTCTTCAATCTCGTGGCCGAACTCGCCGGCCGCGCCGGCCTGCCGATGCCGCGCGTGTTCCTGATGGACGAGCCGCAGCCCAACGCCTTCGCCACCGGCCGCAATCCGCAGAACGCGGCGGTCGCCGTGACCACGGGTCTGGTGCAGTCGGTCAGCCGCGAAGAGCTCGCGGGCGTGATCGCGCACGAGCTGGCGCACATCAAGAATCACGATACGCTGCTGATGACCATCACCGCGACTATTGCCGGTGCGGTCTCGATGCTGGCGCAGTTCGGCATGTTCTTTGGCGGCAACCGAGACAACGGTCCCGGCATCATCGGATCGATTGCCATGATGATCCTGGCCCCGCTCGGCGCCATGCTGGTGCAGATGGCGATCAGCCGGACCCGCGAATACGCCGCAGACGATCTCGGCGCGCGCATTTGCGGTCAGCCGATGTGGCTTGCGTCCGCTCTGGCCAAGATCGCCAACGCCGCGCATGTCGTGCCGAATGTCGAGGCCGAGCGCAATCCGGCGACCGCGCACATGTTCATCATCAACCCGTTGTCGGGTCAGGGCATGGACAATCTCTTCACGACGCACCCCTCGACCGAGAACCGCATCGCCGCGTTGCAGCAGCTCGCGGCGGAGCTTGGCGCGCAGGGCGGCACCTTCTCCGCCAACGCGCGCGCCAACTATCCGGGCCGTGGCCCGTGGGGCCGGACTTCTACCTCGCGCGGCCCGTGGGGATAG
- a CDS encoding VOC family protein, which yields MFSHVMIGTNDLDKAKAFYDALLGTLGVRPARVDGHRIFYITKTGIFSVTKPINGQPATPANGGTIGFAADSAEQADAWHAAGIANGGTTCENPPGIREGSAGKLYLAYLRDLDGNKICAMHRMPA from the coding sequence ATGTTTTCGCATGTGATGATCGGCACCAACGACCTCGACAAGGCCAAGGCGTTCTATGACGCATTGCTCGGCACGCTCGGTGTGCGGCCGGCACGGGTCGACGGCCACCGCATTTTCTACATCACCAAGACCGGGATATTCTCGGTGACCAAGCCGATCAACGGCCAGCCCGCGACGCCCGCCAATGGCGGCACCATCGGCTTTGCGGCCGACTCGGCCGAACAGGCCGACGCATGGCACGCGGCCGGCATCGCCAATGGCGGAACGACCTGCGAAAATCCGCCGGGCATCCGCGAAGGCAGCGCAGGCAAACTCTATCTCGCTTATTTGCGCGATCTCGACGGCAACAAGATCTGCGCGATGCACAGGATGCCGGCGTAG
- a CDS encoding DUF6285 domain-containing protein, which produces MQDEPTPTELIKAVADFLRNEIAPEIKGHNAFKLRVGINALDLVTRQLSLEQGSDAAEDARLKQLLGMDGSLIELNRALCEKIARGEVDLQTAGLAEHLWRTTMDKLAVDQPNYASYKRELGNK; this is translated from the coding sequence ATGCAGGACGAACCGACTCCCACCGAACTGATCAAGGCGGTCGCAGACTTCCTTCGCAACGAGATCGCCCCAGAGATCAAGGGCCATAACGCCTTCAAGCTCCGTGTCGGCATCAACGCGCTCGACCTGGTGACGCGGCAATTGTCGCTGGAGCAGGGCAGCGACGCAGCGGAGGACGCGCGGCTGAAGCAGTTGCTCGGCATGGATGGCTCGCTGATCGAATTGAATCGCGCGCTGTGCGAGAAGATCGCCAGAGGCGAAGTAGATCTGCAGACGGCAGGGCTGGCCGAGCACCTCTGGCGGACCACGATGGACAAGCTCGCCGTCGATCAGCCGAACTATGCGTCGTACAAGAGGGAGCTGGGAAATAAGTAA
- a CDS encoding enoyl-CoA hydratase-related protein, with the protein MDLKFSKVTRKGPITIITLSRPEVYNALHIDAHFELNKVFDDFCADPEQWVAIVTGAGDKAFCAGNDLKWQAAGGKRGWDKGGFAGLTARFDCDKPIIAAVNGVAMGGGFEIALACDLIIASENATFALPEPRVGLAALAGGVHRLPRQIGLKRAMGMILTARHVSAKEGLELGFVNEVVPAGEALAAAERWAETICKNSPMSIRASKQAIQRGLEVSLEQAIAEQREYPAVKAMAASQDYIEGPKAFAEKRPPKWLGR; encoded by the coding sequence ATGGACCTGAAATTCTCCAAGGTGACACGCAAGGGGCCGATCACGATCATCACGCTGTCGCGGCCGGAAGTGTACAATGCGTTGCATATCGACGCGCATTTCGAGCTCAACAAGGTGTTCGACGATTTTTGCGCGGATCCTGAGCAATGGGTGGCGATCGTCACCGGCGCCGGCGACAAGGCGTTCTGCGCCGGCAACGATTTGAAATGGCAGGCGGCCGGCGGAAAACGCGGCTGGGACAAGGGCGGCTTCGCCGGCCTCACCGCGCGCTTTGACTGCGACAAACCGATCATCGCCGCCGTCAACGGCGTCGCGATGGGCGGCGGCTTCGAGATCGCGCTGGCCTGCGATCTCATCATTGCCTCTGAGAATGCGACCTTCGCCCTGCCCGAGCCGCGCGTCGGCCTTGCCGCGCTTGCCGGCGGCGTGCACCGGCTGCCGCGACAGATCGGGCTGAAGCGCGCCATGGGGATGATCCTCACCGCGCGCCACGTCTCGGCCAAGGAGGGACTTGAGCTCGGCTTCGTCAACGAGGTGGTTCCGGCCGGCGAAGCGCTGGCGGCGGCGGAGCGCTGGGCGGAGACGATCTGCAAGAACTCGCCGATGTCGATCCGCGCCTCCAAGCAGGCGATCCAGCGCGGCCTCGAAGTGTCGCTGGAACAGGCGATCGCCGAGCAGCGCGAATACCCGGCCGTGAAGGCGATGGCGGCCTCGCAGGATTACATCGAGGGACCGAAGGCGTTTGCGGAGAAGCGTCCGCCGAAATGGCTGGGGCGGTGA